A single Lactuca sativa cultivar Salinas chromosome 8, Lsat_Salinas_v11, whole genome shotgun sequence DNA region contains:
- the LOC111914307 gene encoding uncharacterized protein LOC111914307 encodes MDHLDYNPHPRILGGRVEELSELAGEEEQPPTLNPRRAWIHDYSAILYLMYTATLVTIYLPIISLLQLKFQNQQKSPFETSGFFMNLSVVALCIATATSGVLFYINHRLQNSTMQDFSLVHYMILKGVFSFFGILTPVSLVLVLIIPNKLDWIRYVIICVLLGVVAISNFRVYKRLNDM; translated from the exons ATGGACCATTTAGATTACAATCCGCATCCACGTATTCTTGGTGGAAGAGTCGAAGAGCTTTCCGAACTTGCAGGAGAGGAAGAACAACCCCCTACACTTAATCCACGACGTGCTTG GATTCATGATTACTCAGCAATCTTGTATCTAATGTACACTGCAACTCTTGTAACCATCTACTTACCAATCATATCACTTCTTCAATTGAAGTTTCAAAACCAACAAAAATCTCCTTTTGAAACAAGTGGTTTCTTTATGAACTTATCAGTTGTTGCTTTATGTATAGCTACAGCCACTTCAGGAGTCCTATTTTACATAAACCATCGGTTGCAAAACTCAACAATGCAGGACTTCTCTCTTGTTCATTACATGATCCTAAAAGGAGTGTTTTCCTTCTTTGGCATCCTCACCCCTGTTTCCCTCGTCCTCGTCTTAATCATCCCTAACAAGCTTGATTGGATTAGATACGTAATTATATGTGTACTCCTTGGGGTCGTAGCCATATCTAACTTCCGTGTCTACAAGAGGTTAAATGACATGTAA